The proteins below are encoded in one region of Lactuca sativa cultivar Salinas chromosome 3, Lsat_Salinas_v11, whole genome shotgun sequence:
- the LOC111888089 gene encoding enoyl-CoA delta isomerase 2, peroxisomal, giving the protein MYTLDKRGNIFILTLTGDGGDEHRLNPTLIASIRSALSEAKSQSTRGTALITVAEGKFFSNGFDLAWAKSASGGSPSEAVNLLRHMVELFKDVVADFISLPMPTIAVVTGHAAAAGLMLAMSHDYVLMRRDRGILYMSEVDIGMTLPGYFTALMKSKVARPDVRRDVLLRGVRVKAEEAVAKGLIDSAYDNGEKAVEAGVHMAEELTKRKWDGEVYAEIRKSLYPELCGVLSLVSRDLVKARL; this is encoded by the coding sequence ATGTACACTCTAGATAAGAGAGGCAACATCTTCATCCTCACTTTAACCGGCGACGGCGGCGATGAACATCGTCTGAACCCTACTCTCATCGCCTCCATCCGATCCGCTCTTTCCGAAGCCAAGTCTCAATCCACTCGCGGCACCGCCCTTATCACCGTCGCCGAAGGTAAATTCTTCTCCAACGGTTTCGATCTCGCCTGGGCCAAATCCGCCTCAGGAGGATCTCCTTCGGAAGCAGTTAACCTCCTCCGTCACATGGTGGAACTCTTCAAGGATGTAGTCGCCGACTTCATCTCCCTCCCTATGCCAACAATCGCCGTCGTCACTGGCCACGCCGCCGCTGCAGGGCTGATGCTCGCGATGAGCCACGACTACGTCTTGATGCGTCGCGATCGGGGGATTTTGTACATGAGTGAGGTCGATATAGGGATGACTTTACCTGGGTATTTCACGGCGTTGATGAAATCGAAGGTTGCGAGGCCGGATGTCCGGCGGGATGTATTGTTGCGTGGGGTGAGGGTCAAGGCGGAGGAAGCGGTGGCAAAGGGTTTAATTGATTCGGCGTATGATAACGGGGAGAAGGCGGTGGAGGCTGGTGTGCATATGGCGGAGGAGTTGACTAAGAGGAAGTGGGACGGCGAGGTTTACGCCGAGATACGGAAGTCGTTGTACCCGGAGCTGTGTGGCGTGCTCAGCTTGGTTAGCCGGGATCTCGTAAAAGCTCGGCTTTAA
- the LOC111888085 gene encoding protein FAR1-RELATED SEQUENCE 5-like, whose amino-acid sequence MSDCFDYSSDDTEHDDQYGDEAFNNNQYDEDDFYHSDDQYSGRIQLSDYASEGNNSTSFKDRSCITISIECTNRTDSEEESFNSNVVDSPDEKTKLWKPIVPKEFMPDVDATYQSLEEAVEMYKLYADKAGFGVRLNTVTSFGDKTIKKRYVVCNKMGKIPNRSTDTLDPEGTGRNKRNSNFRIKDCKALIKFERLHMRTNACKIYEFEEKHNHPLETKEERCYSKRARRLSYKDKEFIVRSLRSSTSNIGATKAHKLQASLQGDYENVGPEAIDYKNFRRKMGNIIGDKDARLVVDKMNMRKDELPNYTFEYKYVDSVLNAVFWADETDKLYYKEFGDVISFDATFRTNKYGMIFVLFTAIDNHKRSINIGAGLLSNESIESYRWLLEAFLKAHGKHPQLLLTDQDPEILQVSTDFLKNTDFRKRFTKLVWNVYIEPEVFESRLKLLMRKFKLHDKRWFKYMYRDQKLWILDYFKDMPLHGLMKTTSRSESVNSFFSKYSNSGNLLIYFMMNYDTAIGKKRNGQQKLEHDTKNAKHEMTLPSGLLEHAATVYTKTVFYEVKKEIFKAVWYCSIDNVEMIDGWQVVMITQTDKSKQLKIKCKVELKLTEKEVKCSCNHFIRTGILCRHIFVVLKNNHVEEITEQYILRRWRRDAISSHLLAMKHVAMETEDDTFKLLTEAYNNIEYCLDHFKRSKEKLLEFVEKTCNLKQAAMEFGSSNQTSSDNDEEEIIQMLGICSIPDEINIHPPSSIRSKGSETKKIMVSAIEKVVAAAKKKTRMCTGCNQYVNHNWRTCKVRLARESKQP is encoded by the exons ATGTCGGACTGTTTTGATTACAGTAGTGATGATACCGAACATGATGATCAATATGGCGACGAAGCATTCAACAATAATCAATATGATGAAGACGATTTCTATCATTCGGATGATCAATACAGCGGAAGAATTCAATTATCTGATTATGCGAGTGAAGGTAACAATTCAACATCTTTTAAAGACAGATCGTGTATTACAATCAGTATTGAAT GTACAAATCGAACTGATTCTGAAGAGGAATCATTCAATAGTAATGTTGTTGACTCGCCCGATGAGAAAACCAAGTTGTGGAAACCTATTGTTCCTAAAGAATTTATGCCAGATGTAGATGCTACTTATCAATCATTAGAGGAGGCGGTTGAAATGTATAAATTATATGCAGATAAAGCAGGTTTTGGTGTCAGGTTAAATACAGTAACGAGTTTTGGTGACAAAACCATTAAAAAAAGGTATGTAGTGTGCAACAAAATGGGTAAAATACCTAACAGATCAACTGACACTTTGGATCCTGAGGGAACTGGAAGGAATAAACGAAACTCAAACTTCAGAATCAAGGACTGCAAGGCATTGATAAAGTTTGAAAGGTTACATATGCGAACTAATGCTTGTAAAATATATGAGTTTGAAGAGAAGCACAACCACCCCCTAGAAACTAAAGAAGAAAGATGTTATTCCAAACGTGCACGACGACTTAGTTATAAAGACAAGGAGTTTATAGTGCGTTCTTTGCGTTCTTCAACATCTAACATTGGTGCAACAAAGGCACATAAGTTACAAGCTAGTTTGCAAGGAGATTATGAAAACGTTGGCCCTGAAGCAATTGATTATAAAAATTTTAGAAGGAAGATGGGAAACATTATAGGAGACAAGGATGCACGGCTGGTTGTTGACAAAATGAACATGAGGAAAGATGAGTTACCTAACTACACATTTGAGTATAAATATGTTGATAGTGTGTTAAACGCAGTGTTTTGGGCGGATGAAACCGATAAGTTATATTACAAGGAGTTTGGAGATGTGATCTCATTTGATGCTACATTCCGAACAAATAA GTATGGAATGATTTTTGTGCTGTTTACAGCCATTGATAACCACAAACGTTCAATAAACATTGGAGCAGGTTTGTTAAGCAACGAGTCAATAGAATCTTATCGTTGGTTGCTCGAAGCTTTTTTGAAAGCACATGGAAAACACCCTCAATTATTGTTAACAGACCAAGATCCAGAAATTCTACAG GTTTCAACCGATTTTTTGAAAAACACTGATTTTCGAAAGCGTTTTACTAAGCTTGTTTGGAATGTCTACATCGAGCCTGAAGTCTTTGAATCAAGGTTGAAACTGCTTATGAGAAAATTCAAACTACATGACAAAAGATGGTTCAAATACATGTACAGGGATCAAAAGCTTTGGATTCTAGACTATTTTAAAGACATGCCACTACACGGTCTGATGAAAACTACTTCAAGGTCTGAAAGCGTCAACTCATTTTTTAGTAAATACTCTAACTCTGGTAATTTGCTTATCTATTTCATGATGAACTACGACACTGCAATTGGAAAGAAACGGAATGGTCAACAAAAACTAGAACATGATACAAAAAATGCAAAGCATGAAATGACGCTTCCAAGTGGATTACTAGAACATGCAGCTACGGTTTACACTAAAACCGTTTTCTATGAGGTCAAAAAGGAAATATTTAAAGCAGTCTGGTACTGTTCTATTGACAATGTTGAAATGATTGATGGGTGGCAAGTTGTTATGATTACACAAACGGATAAGAGCAAACAGTTGAAGATAAAATGCAAG GTTGAACTAAAGTTGACTGAAAAAGAAGTTAAATGTTCATGCAATCACTTCATACGTACTGGCATTTTGTGTCGTCATATTTTTGTTGTATTGAAAAACAACCATGTTGAAGAGATTACAGAGCAGTATATTCTCAGAAGATGGAGAAGGGATGCAATTTCCAGCCATTTGCTTGCCATGAAACATGTTGCCATGGAAACAGAAGATGACACCTTTAAACTTCTAACTGAGGCATACAACAATATTGAATACTGCTTGGATCATTTCAAAAGAAGCAAGGAGAAATTGTTGGAATTTGTTGAAAAAACATGTAACTTGAAGCAGGCAGCAATGGAGTTTGGCAGTTCAAACCAAACATCATCTGATAATGATGAAGAAGAAATTATTCAAATGCTTGGAATATGCAGCATTCCTGATGAAATAAATATCCATCCACCTTCATCTATACGTTCAAAAGGTAGTGAAACTAAGAAAATAATGGTTAGTGCTATTGAGAAAGTTGTTGCAGCTGCAAAGAAAAAAACCAGAATGTGCACAGGTTGCAATCAATATGTTAACCATAATTGGAGGACTTGCAAAGTCAGACTTGCACGAGAGTCAAAACAACCTTAA